The following are from one region of the Littorina saxatilis isolate snail1 linkage group LG2, US_GU_Lsax_2.0, whole genome shotgun sequence genome:
- the LOC138960141 gene encoding gustatory receptor for sugar taste 64f-like: protein MEFLEEMRPMFSCMSLLGLFHAPCKAKPRLTPIEMDAEHKAKAEDESSAGLPARDRRPRRSRAPGGSWWFCLLVCFLTWFQFLRFLPSYWVSVEHHANLLQNRIIITFWYLQCALNATVMYKACSRQDQLQEFFRLSRDFCKKFPTHRPNQHQVKRLRRRTTVTVAISWIFNVLNVLIVVVSFSELNEDFVRNTILFTDPFGTSIPSKVFAIFLLFFASSSWTFPITFSCAAASYVRLRFNTLTVNLETAVTGSKTYFPLELEVYRRQHLQLCACVRVLDRTLQRLIMTSYVTNVPLTCFIMYRLVVSPPQAFELGMLIFWLVVNCLNVFFISVWAALVHESACSPVDCLYEVFTSGATQEHLTQLQLFVSRVTGPSVGFTAMGIVTVTKEMVLTLCGILITYFVLLLQYRID, encoded by the exons ATGGAGTTTCTAGAGGAGATGAGGCCGATGTTTTCCTGCATGTCTCTCCTCGGCCTGTTCCATGCACCGTGCAAGGCCAAGCCACGCCTCACACCCATCGAGATGGACGCGGAACACAAAGCCAAGGCTGAGGACGAATCTTCTGCCGGTCTTCCGGCAAGAGATCGACGTCCTCGTCGTTCACGGGCGCCCGGCGGGTCCTGGTGGTTCTGCCTCTTGGTCTGCTTCCTCACCTGGTTCCAGTTTTTGAGGTTCCTGCCGTCGTACTGGGTGAGCGTGGAGCatcacgccaacctgctgcagAACAGAATCATCATCACCTTCTGGTACCTGCAGTGCGCGCTCAACGCCACGGTGATGTACAAGGCCTGCAGCCGCCAGGACCAGCTGCAGGAGTTCTTCAGACTGTCCAGAGACTTCTGCAAGAAATTCCCCACTCACCGCCCTAACCAGCACCAGGTGAAACGCCTGAGgaggcggactacggtcaccgTCGCCATCTCGTGGATTTTCAACGTGCTGAACGTTCTGATCGTCGTCGTGTCCTTTTCCGAGCTCAACGAGGATTTTGTCCGCAACACCATCCTCTTCACGGACCCGTTTGGGACGTCCATCCCCAGCAAAGTCTTCGCCATATTCCTGCTCTTCTTTGCCTCTTCTTCCTGGACCTTTCCTATCACGTTCTCTTGCGCTGCGGCCTCTTATGTCCGCCTGAGGTTCAACACGCTCACAGTCAACCTGGAAACGGCCGTCACGGGATCTAAGACCTACTTCCCCCTGGAGCTGGAAGTTTACCGACGTCAGCACTTACAGCTCTGCGCATGCGTGCGCGTGCTGGACAGGACGTTGCAGAGGCTGATCATGACGTCATACGTGACGAACGTCCCGCTGACGTGTTTCATCATGTACAGACTGGTGGTGTCGCCCCCACAAGCGTTCGAGTTGGGGATGTTGATTTTCTGGTTGGTGGTCAATTGCCTCAACGTTTTCTTCATATCTGTCTGGGCTGCTTTAGTTCACGAATCA GCCTGCTCGCCGGTCGACTGTCTGTACGAGGTGTTCACATCGGGGGCCACGCAGGAACATCTGACACAG CTTCAACTGTTCGTGTCGAGGGTAACGGGCCCTTCCGTTGGATTCACGGCAATGGGCATTGTCACCGTTACCAAGGAGATGGTTTTGACT CTTTGTGGGATCCTGATCACATACTTCGTTCTGCTACTGCAGTATCGAATCGACTGA
- the LOC138960140 gene encoding suppressor of fused homolog — protein sequence MEEAQEAVTTEEQLQQEESCTYDDDDSSSDISGYDELNDLDCFGIEAIDRACLLLYPDQPNPVQAEAVVKFWFGGPHPLDYISMYSNEGDPEQGIPSHWHYITYGFTDLHGDNRVHSFTGRGMLSGFGFELTFRLTKTEGETGPPMWPTTLLNKLAAYVFHTGNILHVGDHIPWHQPLDGGKDSRIQHMLVAEEPQLLDLDTPYGTAQFRQVVGVTDEEVRSAQRWKGAGILELLQKDPLVGPHFITDMHRDKSIFERDPSLVQLVNEGIEQDGSNLGHVTALCAWSPLHDEPVEKSSKPAKTSGEGDSKENGDSKAGGDTGHAVDSASKDLEKKAEAGGNIKTRKEKEEVGNGEGHTKTEAKEKKEGEEDDDDEENVMTLDGIQLLFDIEAAELIPLIIRGRLGKGRFFIFHNADGQAVHFVPPELVEQENVMVNADEPIKCSDQYLQIFCSPELMEEMIEEMEFVQDADKKPFTEARELMLKHLPVLIRVVPKGGPLDSALL from the exons ATGGAAGAAGCACAAGAAGCCGTTACGACTGAAGAGCAACTTCAGCAAGAAGAGTCGTGTACCTATGACGATGACGACAGTTCGAGCGATATATCTGGATATGATGAGCTCAACGATCTGGACTGTTTTGGAATTGAAGCCATTGACCGTGCCTGTTTGCTTTTGTATCCAGACCAACCGAATCCCGTTCAAGCTGAAGCAGTGGTGAAGTTTTG GTTTGGGGGTCCTCACCCTTTGGATTACATCAGTATGTATTCTAATGAGGGGGATCCAGAGCAAGGTATTCCATCTCACTGGCATTACATTACCTATGGCTTTACCGATCTGCATGGAGACAATAGAGTGCACAG CTTCACAGGAAGAGGTATGCTGAGTGGATTTGGCTTTGAGCTGACATTTCGTTTGACGAAAACAGAGGGTGAGACAGGTCCCCCCATGTGGCCTACAACTCTGCTCAACAAACTGGCTGCTTATGTTTTCCATACAG GCAACATTCTTCACGTGGGTGATCACATTCCGTGGCATCAACCGCTAGATGGTGGCAAGGACTCTCGCATTCAGCACATGCTGGTGGCTGAAGAACCACAGCTGCTAGATCTGGATACTCCCTATGGAACTGCTCAGTTCAGACAG GTGGTTGGTGTGACCGATGAAGAAGTACGATCTGCTCAGCGATGGAAAGGGGCTGGTATTCTGGAGCTGCTTCAGAAAGATCCACT AGTGGGTCCTCACTTTATCACAGACATGCATCGAGACAAGTCCATCTTTGAGCGTGACCCCAGCCTTGTGCAGTTGGTGAATGAGGGGATTGAGCAAGACGGCTCCAACCTGGGTCATGTCACTGCTCTGTGCGCTTGGTCCCCTCTGCATGATGA GCCTGTGGAGAAGTCCAGCAAACCAGCCAAGACCAGCGGTGAGGGTGATAGCAAGGAGAACGGTGACTCCAAGGCTGGCGGTGACACCGGGCACGCTGTGGATTCCGCCTCCAAGGATTTGGAGAAGAAAGCAGAAGCAGGCGGCAACATCAAAACCAGGAAGGAAAAGGAAGAAGTGGGCAACGGGGAGGGACACACGAAGACAGAAgcgaaggaaaaaaaagaaggggaagaggatgatgacgatgaggaaaatgtgatgacactggATGGGATACAGCTTCTCTTTGACATTGAggctgctgagctgattcctcTCATCATCAG GGGCCGCCTTGGCAAAGGTCGTTTCTTCATTTTCCACAATGCGGACGGCCAGGCAGTGCACTTCGTACCCCCAGAGCTGGTAGAGCAGGAGAATGTTATGGTCAACGCTGACGAGCCTATCAAGTGTTCTGACCAGTATTTGCAG ATTTTCTGTTCTCCTGAGCTGATGGAGGAAATGATAGAGGAGATGGAGTTTGTACAGGATGCAGATAAG AAACCCTTTACAGAGGCCAGAGAGCTCATGCTGAAACATCTGCCGGTTCTGATCCGTGTGGTGCCCAAGGGGGGACCACTGGATTCTGCTTTGCTTTGA
- the LOC138960142 gene encoding uncharacterized protein, with amino-acid sequence MAAFHRPCQRLFAFAGRSLNQRQSQLPRISPASVENTGQPGSVHVRSCSSDTTDHAEILLQWRRKFDTSASANSNTADLFKQAMSRVPQQVMVLTTGEYDPVRRGWVKRGVTCSSFTSVSASPAIISFCLCQDSAMHEMLRKTGKFAVHILAQDQVRHGVHFSKHAEPGTCQFDNIPHVQGDEGLPIILGSLAVLLCETHSFHGVGDHTVWYGYVNGVSLSEAVQEPLLYFYRSFRSVGDQLFLQAFEDATLPFEDWNHEAHLRMAWNYIKDYGEEAAQPYIKLGIQKYNERNRDKIQTGYHETITMFFIHLVSKAIKQSVDADKSFEEFLKHNQHLKDSALLFQYYNKDTLFQEDARHRFIPPDKKELP; translated from the exons ATGGCAGCATTCCACCGTCCATGTCAACGCTTGTTTGCGTTTGCTGGGAGGTCTTTGAATCAAAGACAAAGCCAGCTTCCTCGAATCTCTCCTGCTTCTGTAGAGAACACGGGTCAACCTGGATCAGTCCACGTTCGTTCATGCAGCTCAG ATACAACTGACCATGCTGAAATTCTTTTGCAATGGAGAAGGAAGTTTGACACATCAGCCTCGGCGAATTCAAACACAGCAGACTTGTTCAAGCAGGCCATGAGCAGAGTACCACAGCAAG TGATGGTGCTGACAACAGGAGAGTACGACCCGGTCAGACGAGGATGGGTCAAGCGTGGCGTCACATGCAGCTCATTCACCAGTGTCTCCGCCTCTCCGGCCATCATATCCTTCTGTCTGTGTCAGGACAG CGCTATGCATGAAATGTTGAGAAAGACGGGGAAATTTGCCGTCCACATTTTAGCACAGGACCAG GTGAGACATGGTGTTCACTTCTCCAAGCATGCTGAACCAGGTACCTGCCAGTTTGACAATATACCACATGTACAGGGGGATGAG GGTTTGCCAATCATTTTGGGGTCCTTAGCTGTGTTACTGTGCGAGACACACTCATTTCATGGTGTTGGAGATCACACCGTCTGGTACGGCTATGTCAACGGAGTCAGTCTGTCAGAGGCAGTCCAAGAACCACTCCTCTACTTCTACAG GTCATTCCGCTCTGTTGGAGACCAGCTTTTCCTGCAGGCCTTTGAGGACGCCACCTTGCCCTTTGAGGACTGGAACCATGAGGCTCATCTACGTATGGCCTGGAACTACATCAAAGACTACGGGGAAGAGGCAGCACAACCTTACATCAA GCTAGGAATTCAGAAGTACAAtgaaagaaacagagacaag ATCCAGACGGGGTATCATGAAACCATCACAATGTTCTTCATCCATCTTGTGTCGAAGGCCATAAAACAAAGTGTAGATGCTGACAAGTCCTTTGAGGAATTTCTCAAACACAATCAGCATCTCAAGGACTCAGCACTGCTTTTTCAGTACTACAACAAAGACACCCTGTTCCAGGAAGATGCCAGACACAG ATTTATACCACCTGACAAAAAAGAGCTACCGTGA
- the LOC138960143 gene encoding rRNA methyltransferase 2, mitochondrial-like yields MAASRGILMLRDMKVAFPYQFSSGGRWYSSKSPSLKGKSTSSQNWIKRQLSDPYVKKARTENYRCRSAFKLLEMDEKHRLLQPGSVVIDCGAAPGSWTQVAVDKVCSANQEHEASKAKGLVIGIDLEHMVPVEGAYILHQSDFTSQNTQQKILNILSGRQVDVVLSDMAPRATGQKALDHEQIINLCFTVLIFGRNVLRPGGHLVCKLWQGSDQPKLEHAMSTMFKKVKVAKPDSSRSESAEVFLVGKNFLEQKK; encoded by the exons ATGGCAGCTTCAAGGGGAATCCTCATGCTCCGTGACATGAAAGTTGCATTTCCTTATCAGTTCTCGTCAGGTGGGCGCTGGTACAGTTCCAAATCGCCCAGTCTGAAGGGCAAAAGTACCAGCTCGCAGAACTGGATTAAAAGACAGTTGTCGGATCCTTACGTAAAGAAAGCGAGGACAGAAAACTATCGATGCCGTAGTGCTTTCAAGTTGTTGGAAATGGATGAAAAGCATCGTCTGCTACAGCCAGGTTCTGTGGTGATTGACTGTGGTGCAGCACCAGGATCGTGGACTCAGGTTGCGGTTGACAAAGTCTGCTCAGCTAATCAAGAACATG aAGCGAGCAAGGCCAAGGGACTGGTGATCGGCATTGACCTGGAGCACATGGTTCCTGTGGAAGGGGCATACATCCTCCATCAGAGTGACTTCACATCACAAAACACGCAGCAAAAGATCCTGAACATTCTCAGTGGACGGCAAGTGGACGTTGTCCTAAGTGACATGGCGCCAAGGGCTACGGGCCAAAAAGCCCTGGACCACGAACAGATTATCAACCTGTGTTTCACTGTGCTCATTTTTGGTAGGAACGTTTTAAGACCAGGTGGTCATCTGGTTTGCAAGTTGTGGCAAGGCAGTGATCAGCCTAAACTTGAACACGCTATGTCAACCATGTTTaagaaagtgaaagtagccAAGCCAGATTCTAGTCGGTCAGAATCTGCAGAGGTTTTTCTTGTGGGTAAGAACTTTCTGGAGCAGAAAAAGTAG